The following proteins are co-located in the Schistocerca nitens isolate TAMUIC-IGC-003100 chromosome 2, iqSchNite1.1, whole genome shotgun sequence genome:
- the LOC126235606 gene encoding fibrous sheath CABYR-binding protein-like: MPRRQKCRGGRNAGAEEMPAQKKCRRRRNAGAEEMPAQKKCRRRRNAGAEEMPAQKKCRRRRNAGAEEMPAQKKCRRRRNAGAEEMPAQKKCRRRRNAGAEEMPAQKKCRRRRNAGAEEMPAQKKCRRRRNAGAEEMPAQKKCRRRRNADAEEMPTHKECRSIRNAEAEGMPKQKECRSRRNAEAEGMPKQKECRSRRNAEAEGMPKQKECRSRRNAEAEGMPKQKECRSRRNAEAEGMPKQKECRSRRNAEAEGMPKQKECRSRRNAEAEGMPKQKECRSRRNAEAEGMPKQKECRSRRNAEAEGMPKQKECRSRRNAEAEGMPKQKECRSRRNAEAEEMPKQKKCRSRRNAEAEEMPKQKKCRSRRNAEAEEMPKQKKCRSRRNAEAEEMPKQKKCRSRRNAEAEEMPKQKKCRSRRNVEAEEMLKQKKC; this comes from the coding sequence ATGCCGCGGCGGCAGAAATGCCGCGGCGGCAGAAATGCCGGCGCAGAAGAAATGCCGGCGCAGAAGAAATGCCGGCGCAGAAGAAATGCCGGCGCAGAAGAAATGCCGGCGCAGAAGAAATGCCGGCGCAGAAGAAATGCCGGCGCAGAAGAAATGCCGGCGCAGAAGAAATGCCGGCGCAGAAGAAATGCCGGCGCAGAAGAAATGCCGGCGCAGAAGAAATGCCGGCGCAGAAGAAATGCCGGCGCAGAAGAAATGCCGGCGCAGAAGAAATGCCGGCGCAGAAGAAATGCCGGCGCAGAAGAAATGCCGGCGCAGAAGAAATGCCGGCGCAGAAGAAATGCCGGCGCAGAAGAAATGCCGGCGCAGAAGAAATGCCGGCGCAGAAGAAATGCCGGCGCAGAAGAAATGCCGGCGCAGAAGAAATGCCGGCGCAGAAGAAATGCCGACGCAGAAGAAATGCCGACGCATAAGGAATGCCGAAGCAtaaggaatgccgaagcagaaggaatgccgaagcagaaggaatgccgaagcagaaggaatgccgaagcagaaggaatgccgaagcagaaggaatgccgaagcagaaggaatgccgaagcagaaggaatgccgaagcagaaggaatgccgaagcagaaggaatgccgaagcagaaggaatgccgaagcagaaggaatgccgaagcagaaggaatgccgaagcagaaggaatgccgaagcagaaggaatgccgaagcagaaggaatgccgaagcagaaggaatgccgaagcagaaggaatgccgaagcagaaggaatgccgaagcagaaggaatgccgaagcagaaggaatgccgaagcagaaggaatgccgaagcagaaggaatgccgaagcagaaggaatgccgaagcagaaggaatgccgaagcagaaggaatgccgaagcagaaggaatgccgaagcagaaggaatgccgaagcagaaggaatgccgaagcagaaggaatgccgaagcagaaggaatgccgaagcagaagaaatgccgaagcagaagaaatgccgaagcagaagaaatgccgaagcagaagaaatgccgaagcagaagaaatgccgaagcagaagaaatgccgaagcagaagaaatgccgaagcagaagaaatgccgaagcagaagaaatgccgaagcagaagaaatgccgaagcagaagaaatgccgaagcagaagaaatgccgaagcagaagaaatgccgaagcagaagaaatgccgaagcagaagaaatgttgaagcagaagaaatgttgaagcagaagaaatgttga